The following proteins are encoded in a genomic region of Enoplosus armatus isolate fEnoArm2 chromosome 11, fEnoArm2.hap1, whole genome shotgun sequence:
- the LOC139292935 gene encoding zona pellucida-like domain-containing protein 1, with amino-acid sequence MTVRSSQLMLNECGTEARRPQVTDIAVQCGTSSIGLAIEICPVMYTGYNETLLILNHMLDPACKATLDDSVTPPVARFNFPLNMTHACGSIFRTTSAAGTGIFSDFSNIQTVNISGVVRSIDPTTGTVTYNAELKYYYSCAYPLEYLINNTQVDVSSSSIAIKDNNGSFISTLSMELFSDVNYTRPMVIPDLGIELRTSVYVEVKATNLTGQYHVLLDRCYASISPLPSNSSFFNLFVPCSKDQFTTVIENGDSQSARFRFPAFRFIEQQNETVSTYYLHCITRLCEISTCSTFKQCNNRRKRSTLDTSAAGITKTYTITSSEIVTKADTTDSKEKPLAGKKEDDSAVGLGVAVGVLAFACLIALCVAAVFYKRLRN; translated from the coding sequence ATGACAGTTAGAAGTAGTCAGCTAATGCTGAATGAGTGTGGAACAGAAGCAAGACGGCCACAGGTCACTGACATCGCAGTGCAGTGTGGTACATCATCCATTGGTCTGGCGATTGAAATCTGCCCCGTCATGTACACTGGCTACAATGAGACTCTACTGATCCTGAACCACATGTTGGACCCAGCCTGTAAAGCAACCCTCGATGATTCTGTGACTCCACCTGTTGCTCGCTTTAACTTCCCGCTAAATATGACCCACGCCTGTGGAAGCATATTCAGGACCACCAGTGCTGCTGGGACAGGTATATTCTCTGACTTTTCCAACATCCAGACGGTCAACATCAGCGGTGTGGTTCGGTCCATCGATCCCACAACAGGCACCGTCACCTACAATGCTGAGCTGAAGTACTACTACTCCTGCGCCTATCCCTTAGAATACCTGATCAACAACACCCAGGTCGatgtgtcttcctcctccattgCAATCAAGGACAACAATGGGAGTTTCATCAGCACCTTAAGCATGGAGCTGTTCAGTGATGTCAACTACACCCGACCAATGGTCATTCCAGATCTGGGGATTGAGCTGAGGACCAGTGTGTATGTCGAGGTCAAGGCCACCAACTTGACAGGACAGTACCACGTCCTGCTGGACCGGTGCTATGCCTCTATCTCCCCACTGCCTTCTAACTCCAGCTTCTTCAACCTGTTTGTCCCCTGTTCAAAGGATCAGTTCACCACCGTGATTGAGAACGGAGACAGCCAGAGCGCTCGCTTCCGCTTCCCGGCCTTCCGCTTCATCGAGCAGCAGAACGAGACCGTGTCCACCTACTACCTCCACTGCATCACCCGGCTGTGTGAAATAAGCACTTGCAGCACCTTCAAGCAGTGCAACAACAGAAGGAAGAGAAGCACCCTGGACACATCTGCAGCGGGTATAACCAAGACTTACACCATCACCTCTTCGGAGATCGTCACCAAAGCCGATACCACCGACTCCAAAGAGAAGCCCCTTGCCGGCAAAAAAGAAGACGACTCTGCTGTCGGGCTTGGTGTGGCTGTTGGTGTCCTTGCCTTTGCTTGCCTTATCGCTCTTTGTGTTGCAGCCGTGTTTTACAAAAGGCTCAGGAACTAA